ATAAAACCGACCGACGGTCTAGTGTAAGCAACGTCGCCGATCGGATGGAGATTCTCGGATTCGGGTTTCATTTGTCAGCCTGTCACAGGATATTGTTGATTAATATTGCATGGATGAATCTTTGCTGACTGTGGGCCACAAAAAAAGACATACAACACCCGACATTCGCTGGTCGTCACCGACCCAACTACTACTCGGGCCCTCACGTGTTTAACTAAGGGAGAGCGGACGGGATCCCGTGTTTTCACGTGGGTATGGTCGTATGTGCTAGACAACATTGGAAATGTGATTCAAGTATGACGATTGCTGGATTCAAGAGAGAAGTTGGTAACTTGTTGCGGGAAGTCTCGACTCGGGATCCGGAGCCTGATTTCCCGATCCCGACGAGGCTGATCGACAGCCTTGCGCCTGATCGATACAAGTTTCGTGTACACGTAATGTACGGGGGGGAGTTATTATGTCGTTAGGTAAGCGATCGGATGGTGATGGTGAGTTGACCTTTTCTGTACGGATACACTTTCTTCCTTGTTTTCCCCGTCTTCCCCTTTGGGGCTCGACCTTAAAAGGGAGGCCAACGTGCTTAGACAGGGTTGGCGTTTCAGAGACGCCGCGCTAAAGCCCCAACAAGCCGGGTCGGCCGGCTGCCGAGTCAAGGGGCAACAGGGGGGGCCTGGTCAACATTAccaaatagactatataccaTACAgagtacactacactagtatTGTTTGCTGGCCCGTGCTTGCACACTAGTGTAAGTTTTACTACGTTAATGTAAATAACAGGGTTAGGGTAAGCAACAAAGAAGCAAGGTTTTGCGGGGCCCTAGTCTGGGAACCTCGCTCAAAAGAAGCCGAGATTgcagtagtgtacggattacgtgttgtacatacatacactggAGAAGAATGTGGTTTGGGTGCACTTTCATACCTGCTTGTACTCTCTGTGGGTAGCTTCTCCAGAGCACGCCCACAGTAGAGGTTCGCCAGCCAACTTAACAGCACGACTTGCGAAATTATAAATTATTAACTGGGTATGCAGGGTACATTTTCGCAGTGGCTCACTGCTTAGGCGAGAGAAGAGAGAAGTCTGGAAGGGAAAGGCGTTTCTCGCGAAAGCATAGTTAGTGCTCTGCACCATGAAGAGGAACATCCAACTCGTCTgaatgtacggattacaaagAGCTATTGAACGGATGGCAAATGGAGCTCGCAAGCTAAACCTGGCTTGTAGCGGCTGCGAAGACCTGCTGCTGTCACTTAATCCTCTGGCCAAAAGACACCTTCCAACCGCAGCAGCGACAAGAACAGACCAGGGGATCTCGACAGCGGCCCCGGAAGCATCTCCTGGTGTTCCGTGGTGAGGTGCAATTTGGAGAGACTTTGACATCAAACGTCAGAGCCCTGCCTCATCAATCTCGGTAGTCTCTAATTAACCAGGAGATGTGCAAGTTCCTTGCCCAGCAAAGagtacaagtcctatatcGTACTAAGCATTTTCCGCCAGTGTTTAGTGTATGAAACGCCCTACACTACGGCTAAGCTTAAGAATGATGATCAACGCCCCTCAAAACTCGGGGTGAACGGTACCGAGCACTTTCGGCCCCCTCACCCCACCCCCCCGGCTGCGGCACGGGACGGAAGTTCCTCGACCGTTGTGTAGATCTGCAGTATGGAGTGGTCACTGCGTGGCCATGGAAAGCAAAGTCATGTACGGATTAGAAAGAACATGATGGCCGATTTCGCCGCGGGCAGAGTCGCTCATCACGCCTTGCTCAAGTCACATGTATCGACTGTACTTTGAGGACTCAACAGCCGAGAGGGAAAAATATAGAACAAATAGgacaagaaaagaaaagaaaaggatGAAAGAAACAGACGCGAAGCGAGTAAAAAAAGCTTGTTCTGGCCAGGCTCCTCACCACGGGATACCTCTGTTCATAGGTAGCTAACCCGTCCGAGTTTGATGCCCCAGGATTGAGTGTCTGTCAGTGGAGGGAATGGAGGCCGGACCCAGGTAGCCGTAACTCGGCTGTTCTTTTCACAGTAACCTGCCCATCACGTAATTCTCGGTTCTTGGGAGGTGGAAGCGCCAGTTGGACCACACACTCACAACAGCCACTCAAAGCAGTGGTCAGTTTAGAGAAGCATCTACCGTTTTGCTGTTTGTTTCCCCTGCTAGGTACACTGAGCCCTTACTGTACTTCATAGTCTGGGGCAGGCACTTTCATGAAAGCAATCCGCCCCTGGCAAAAGTATCCGACAGTAGGGTCTCGGAGCGCGCCTGGAAACCGAGGGGTCAAGCTCTCCAACGTGATGGGACCAGCTTCTCACAATATGTTCAGTTGATACTGGCTACTTAGGCCTACGATGTCGGCACCCAAGCGTGCTCATTGCGTAAACAATACCCCCTCTTCTTAATAGCAAGAGATCACGGTGACAGAGAGGTTGGGTGCACTCGGTGGTACACAATGTCAAGCGACGCAATACAACCCACAGAAGATTGAAGACGGGTAATTGGGTGTTGGTTCGCTCTGGTTCCTATCTCATCTAACTGGTCAAACACAAAGAGGACGGAAGCATCTAATCCCCAAGCTTTGGGCATCTCCGCTGCCTCCAGCGGCACCATTGACGTGCCACTCAACCCTGGCTATTACGATTCCGGGCATTGGCACTGACAAGTGCGCCATTTCCACTCCTTGGTCCATGTCCGACTGGCTATCGTAAGCTTCATTAGTAGTTCGGCTCGTCATTCCAGTACAGGGTCTCGTGGAATATCCTAACGCATCTGTCAGCCCCTCTAAAACATGATGAGCCATTGGGTGAGGGAGAAAGAGGAAACTCACTCCGGGCCGGTGGCATAAAAGTCCCACCCGAACTTGATACGAATGAACTGCTGCAGGTGACTGGCCACCTTGACGGCGCCTACATCAGTCGGGTGCCACAGCGGGCCAATGTCGTTGTGTTGCATGATGCCTGTCGTGTTGAAGTAGTGGACAAAGGGCTTTGCCCGTTTTCCGGTTCTTGATGTCTTTTTGGTGACGCCGTCGTAAATAATTGGGTTGCGGAGGTAGTCGTCCGAGTTGAACCTGTCCATGTGGTAAGCTGAGCTAACGTTGCTTGCGAGGTGCGCAGAATCTACCCACCACCGAACCATGTCATAGATTTCCTTGACCCAGCCATCTGGCGCATTGGGGAGGTAGGTGTTCCCGCTCTGGTAGAATCCGAGCCAGAGAGACTGCAGCAATGCCATGTAAGAGACTACGCTATGTGGGCTGCAAAAGACCTAGACAGTTGAGAACCCACCATGACTATGACCTGGGCCTTCGGCCACTTGCCGTGGATGCCCTCAATGATCTTTGTCAACGCATCGATGTAGGCCTCTGTCGAAACATTGTTCGCCTCATTCCTGTCGTTCGTGCCGATGTTGATGACGACAATGTCTGCAGCTGGGTGTTTCGCAAAGTCCCAGGGCTCTGGGTCGTCTGTGCCATGGTGTGTGAGAGTCGTCGCAGCGTCAGGAGGCTCGCGGAGCTGACTGACCGCCATGTATCACCGAAGCACGGTAGCTCGTATCAGAAGTATAAAACCACTGGTGTACCTGTCCACGAGGGTTTCCCCAACAATCCTGGTCTGCGGCGCAAATTCCGGGATACGCAGTCACCGTGAACTCGGTGTTGCCCAGGCCAGCTCCCAGGCCGCTTCCTGTCGTCAGCATCATATGCTGCGCACGAGCAGATCAGGACAACCATACTAGGCCCAACTTGACAACCCTTCGTACGTCGTGTACATGCCCGCGGCGAGGCTATCGCCAATTACCTCGATCCGGCGGCCAAAATCCGGGATCTTGACCAGCTTCTCCCCGGCGGCAACGTGAACGGAGTCGATTTGCACGCCGTATGCCCAATTCGACACCCGCATCTCAAACGTCCACGGGTTGATTGGGCCTGTCTCATTTGAACCCGGCGTTTCTGGGCTCACGAGGAGGTGAGTAGCCCCTGCTGTAATGTTGGTGAACATCCAGTCGAGCCCTCCAATGCGATAGCCGACGAGAACGCCATTATCCGTCAGGTTGCCAAAGGTGATGGCTACTGTCTTTCCGGTATAGCCAAACTTGATACCGGGGGCTCTGCCGGTGCGGTGATTAGCTTCCCGAATCCAACAGGCCTTTTCGGCGGTTTCGACTCACGACCACCAGGAGACATGTTTCGAGTCCCACCGCCCTTTGTACGAGATCTCGGTGGCATTGGCCGGGTACGTCGTAAACGAGTAGTCTGCCGGATTAATTCGAGTATCTGGGAAATTGGTCTTTCTTACTTGGCCATTCTGAAGAATGGTTGAAGATACTCGTGCGGCTAGGTTTAGGCCGAGGATGGCCAGGCTCGAAAACGACACCATGGTTGGTGACCGGGTTAAGGGCAGCTGGCCCGCCTCTTGAGCATCATGTTCGGCAGCACACGATATTTATGCGCGCTTTCCCCCCTACATTGCAACGGCTGTTCATTGATGGAAATATGCGAACGGAAGCAAATCGTAGGAGAATGCGGGGCTTGGAGTGGGAGCGCGGGATATCGGAGCCGTGCTCGATTTCGAAGCGGTTCTCCGTCCGTGATGGCGGCCGAGAGAATTGGCACGACTAGGTACCTGAGCCATATGTCCCCTCGGGAGCGAAGCGAGAATTCCCCAATTCCGGCAAGAGCCCAGCTCACTTGCTACCCACGCGAGAACAAATTAGTTGTCCCCATTCCACCGGCGGACTGTACTGCAGGAGCACCTGCCTACCGCGGTCAAGGAGCATTGTGGAAGCGACATCCGACTTAGGGTCGGACCTTAGGCTTACACAGGAATGCGGCGGGACCTGTATGCACGATGAAGAAGATCCGGAAGGCACACCTTTTACCGGGCGGAGGGGGCCTCTCCGGGACTCCACAAGTTGGTTGGCAAGTCTTCCTGAATTGCATCTGAAATCCTGTAGGCCAAGAACAAGGCCACGGCCTCTGTGTGTGTACGCATTTGCCCCAAACCCCTGGTAGTCGACCTGAGTTCATCTTATCAACATGCCTTCCAGCTTGAGCAACCCAGCCCTACAACACTGCGTTTCGTGACGTCGGGTGCGGCACTACGAACCGGGTTCCATTTTCGTTCCGCCCAGCCGGATACACGCACCTTCTCTTCCGATGGCGGCTCGGTTTGTGCTAAAAGTTGTGAGAGGCATTGGTGGCCGCAGTGATTGCGACTGGAAGCCGAAAGCGTACTTAGAGGCGGCATGTGGGGCCCGATATCTTCTTCATTGagcgtcatcatcatccaaAATGGTGTTTTTCAGAGGCTCACTTGAACATGGCAGCACACAATGGCGCGGTTCCGCTTCGATTTTACACTTTATTCCGTATCCCTGTCGAACCTTTGTGTGGGACTCGGTTGCCAAGTCTACGCGATGCCCAATGAGGGAAACCAGATGCAACTTTGCGGATGTCGGATGTCCATGATCAGCTCAACTGGCCATTCTCTCACGACTACTCACAGTCCAGAGTACACACCTCCCCAGTGGAAATTGGTGCATTATCACCGAGCTCATGTCACGATCGTCGAGCACAGCCCTCTCCGTTCTTCATCGTATTACTAGGACGGACGGACCCGTCGAACCTTGCGCGCGCTTCTAAACTAAAACTGCAGATTTCTTACTAGTCGTGTCGATCTGGGTTATCCTTTTGGCGCATCCCAGCAGTGGTGGGCTCCTCGAACATCCCGCTGTCACCTGATGCGTTGCACTCCCGCGTGGGGAAAAGGCGGTAATAAGCAACCACACCCCAGCAGCCGTCGCGAAGTCCCGGTTTTGAACATCCAGCCGAACTAGTGCTCCACCAAAAGCTGCGAGTGTCTCGGAGGCAAAGGGGAGCTGTCCCCGACCAAGGACGACCGAGATATCTTTCTCCACATAAGAATTGCTGTCGCGACAGTTTACGGAATACGGACGGTAGAGTGGGACACAGCGCAACACATGAATGACACGGCCGGTCGAGCAGCATTTTTGGATGCGTATCACAAGAGGGGGAAAAGGAATCCGGAACGGCCAGGCATCGCTGCGATCGCTCCTCGCGGACGCTCCCCGAATTTACCCTCTGCTCGACCCTCATCCAAGCGTTTCTATCTTCGAATGAAAACCCGCACAGCGCCCTCACGATTGCCCGTCGGCCAAGCTGTTATGGCATCGATGCAGTGATCACACTGCGAGCGGAACAATGATGCTGCACGAGCCCAAGACGTCGCCGACGCTCCAGCTTTCGGTGTCGCATTCGCCTCCGCCAGCAACCGGGCACCGGGTCACTGGGTGCAGCCATCGCATACCCCGTAGTCTTGTCACCACTTTACAGCCGTCATACCGCTTGGTGCTTCCGAGTCCGGGAGGGCGCAAGGTTGACCACAGTGTGGGTGCGGACATTGGCGGCGCCGCGTAGGCATCAGGAGCACACTGTACTGTCATAGCAGCCTGTGACCCCGCAGGCCGGGTTCAGGGACTCTCGAGGAACCCGGACGCCAGCCTGCAGTCCTCTCGCGTAGCTCGGTGACCCGGCAGGTATATCCAATCTAGAGCGGCAACCTCGCCTAGCTGCACGGACAATATCATCTCCTAGCCACCTATCCGGGACCGGAGCTTCAGCTCTTGGTGTCACAGCCGCCATGTCGTCGCAACAACCGGCTCCGGATGCGAATGCCGTGCCAGAAACGCAACTGGGCTTGACAGAAGATCAGATTGAACTCTTGCGACATGGGCAGCAAGCTGTGGCCGCGGCAGGTGGCGGGTCGACCTCGTCACGCGCGGCAAGCCGCGCTTCGTCGCAAGGGCTGCTACTGATGGATACCTCGTCATTAACCGCCCTGGGCCACCACTTCGACCGTGTCATGCAGTCGATACAGCAGCGGCTCGAGTACCTGATGGAGCAGTCTCAAATCGTGACACTGAGCGTCTACGACCACGCTGGAAACCTTATCGACAATGCTGACGCCGAGATTGCGCGGTACCACGACATCATGGCCCAGATTGACGAGCTCGAACTGGACTTTGACCGCATTGCTCAGATTCGCGAGATTGTCCGGGGGTTTCGCCAGAGGGCCGAGGAGTTGGAACGCGAGCTGGAGCGGTCCGGCAGCGGTAGCAGCTCGAGGCGGCCGGGGGGGTCGTCCCGCCGCAGCCATGGCCATTCCAGCAGTACCGGGAAACGTCGGTCCTGATAGGGCGTGCCAATGGCGAGATAAATCACGCCGCCTAGGACTGGGGAAGACGCAGAGCTATGGCACCTGGGAAGGCGGGAAGAGCAGCATTGGCTCGGCAGCTGTGAGCTCCTGGATATCATGCATCGTTGGATGCTCCGCAACtggaagagaaagagaaacGCCCATGTTCACGCTGGTATACTATCCTAATCACACCATTCACACAGGGCAATAGGGAAGAAGAGGGGGGTGAAAATGCGTGGGAAACCCCATCGCGAAAGTCCACAGGCCCGCGGCTTGACCACAGCGGGGATCAGCGGGGATCAACAGGACCGCTAACTCTCCGTCTAGTCCCGCTTCTGACGAAGAACAAAGAAACAAAGCTATGTGACGAGGGAGGGAAGATCATCATAGCTTTTTTATTGAGCGGTTTGCATTCGACTTTCATGACGGCGTCCCAAGAAGACAGGATGGGCCTCGCGGCCGAATCAAGACGGGAAAAAAACAGGTCTCGCGGCCTTATGAATCTTCATTTCTTTTCCATTTGAGTTCTCTCTCCAGATCAGATGTATGGCTTGCTTTGATCTTTCGGCGGTGGTCGTTTACCTCTGGTTTCTCTTCTGGTCTGCAAAAAAAGTATGACTGATTTTACGTTGTTATGAAAGGGGGCATGATTCCATCTTTTCCTGCTCTTCTTTACCATATCTCTGATATGTTCTCTCCAGGCCCTCTTCTGTTCAGTTTATGAGACTTGGGTTCATTTCTCTCGCGTCTTTCACGAACTAGCACTGCACGCTTGAGAGCGACAGGATGTCCGACGTACGACGTACGACGTAAGAACACGGGACTGGTTGGTATGACAGCTGTTTACTAAATTTTGACGGGGtgtatatagcatagaatcTGAATGAATATGATTACTAGCATGATTGGCGCAGACTTTGCGATGCCCGAAAGCGATGATGACAGTTACAACAACATTTCGAGAGCCCCATCTGGCAATTCAGGATATCAAGCCCGATTGTTCATTCGTTGCATTATTACCTAGTTTTCCGGATCCAGTTACCGAGATCTTTCTTTCATAACCATAACTCCCTTGCTCAACTCCATTGCTCAAATGCGAGATGCCCAAGTTGACAGAACACAGCCTTTCCTATTCGACCCCCTCTTTCGGATTCCACCATTCCAGACAAAGACATGACGGTTCCGTTCCGtcctgcctgcctgcctcATGAGCCGTCCATCGCTCCGTCGGAGAGGACGATGACCCTGTTCCCCTCCTTCATCCGCCGCCGGAAccggccggcggcgccgtcgcgCACGCGCTGCTCGGCATCGAGCATCTCCTTGGCCTGCGCCGCGAGCTCCTTGATGTCGCGCTTGACGCTCTTGGTGAGGATGGCGCTCCAGCCGTTGTGCGGCTTGCACTTCTTCTTGGGGCACATGTAAGGGAAGTCCGGATCGCTGCCGGGCATGGAGCTGgcgccggccgcggcggcgactGCGTTGGTCGGGATCGAGTCCGAGGCGGCTCCGTTCACCGCGGCGGTGCCGTTGGTGGTGCCGTTGGTGGTACCGTTGGTGGTACCGTTGGTGGTAccgttggtggtggtggtggtcgttgtcgttgttgtcgtGGCGGTGGTGCCGAACTTGGACAGGGCCGCCTCGCCTTCCGGGGTCTGGAGGAACATGGCGAACTGGCGGGTGGCGCCGACCGTGTCGAGCCGCGAGTCGTAGCCGCACAGGTCCTTGGCGGTGCCCTTGCCGGCGGCGATGGCCGCCTCGCGCTGCTTCAGGGCCATCTCGATCAGCTGGAGCATCTTCTTGCAGAGGACGATCTCCTCGCCGAGCTGGTAGCGGGCCGTGGCGGACGCGGTGAGGAACTCCTGCTCCTCCGGCGTGAGCGCGTGCGAGGAGGCGGGCAGGTCCCAGAAGTTGGACGGCGTGGAGAACGGCGGGGTGCCGAGGCGCCAGGGGCGCGTGTCGTCTGGCGAGGAGGATGTGCGGGAGGCGTCGAGCAGGCCCATGAACTCCTCCTGGGTCAGCTCGTCGGCGTCCGAGCCGGATTTGGTTCGCGGCAGGGTGGCGATGAGCTGCTCCCACCAGGCCTGGCAGTGCTCGGACGAGCAAAAGATGCTGGGACGGGCCGAGTCGTAGATGCGCGCCGGATTGTTGCAGCCGGCAAGCGAGCACATCTTCTTGTAGCGCGTCGAGTACCGGCCGCCGTCGGTGCAGTTCGGACAGATGTACTTTTGTACCAGGTTCTCGCCCGTGTGCTTGTCCATGCCGATGCACTCGCCGTGGAACCAGTCCTCGCACCGGTCGCAGGCGATCATGAAGCGGTGATCGTCTGGGCCGCGGCAGAGGCAGTAGGGCCCGTTGTCGGACTCGCTCGagttgccgccgtcgccgcagGCCTGCCTTGCCGTGGCATCCGTCTTCGCCTTTTTGGTTCCGCCGCCCTTGGTCTTCTTGGCGCCGCCGGGACGCCCGCGTTTCGAAGGGCCCttgacggcggcagcggtgcccttcttctttttggtgttgttgttgttgttattgttgttgctggAAGCGACACTCTTAGACGCTGTGCTGGCTGCGCTCCccacggcggcgccgccatcgttgttgttgttgttgttgttgtcgttgttgtcgCCCATCTCGTGGTCGTTGCCATCGGCAGCATCTTGCGGAGCCTGACTATTGTCGGAACGAGACATGTCGGGCAAAGAATGGCCAGGCTCTCCTTCAGCCACCGGTTCTTGCTTGATTGGCTGAGgatcctgctgctgctgctcgtcgCTGGCGGATGCCATTTTGGGAGTAAAGAAGGAGGACGAGAAGGCCATCATCCATGCGAGATTCGGGCCGGCACCAGCTGTTTTGTGAATCTCCAGACCCACATGGTAAGGCCCAGGCTTGTTCAAACAGGCATCACAGTCGCACAGCTGCCTTTGAACTGATGGATTAAACGCCTCGTAAGTTTCACGCCGTCGTGATTCTGTGAGGCACACGAGAGAAAGTGTGAGTTGAATAGAAGCATATTACTGTTCCCGCCGACTTGTCCCACATTCTCCTTGGCATGCACTTAAGCGGGTCTCGACCGATAAGCTGATAACTGCGGAGGCAGCACACACAAGTGGCGCGTGCAGGAGGCGCCAATCAGGAGATTTTGACAACCTGAGCTTACACTAGGCTTCCATTGAAGCTTGTACATCGCCGAAGCCGAAGAGGAAGCTTTCCGTCCGCCGAACCCGACCGGACCTGCTGTCCTACAACTCGACGACCAGACACACACCTTACACCACGATGTCGCAaccagcagcggcggcacgCGCCGCTCTCAGTACCGCTTCGAGAGCAGCACGGCGACAGTGCGCCCGCCCAATGTCGACAGTGCGAAGCCTACCGGCGAAGCGACCGACAGCTCCGAGCCCTGCCAGATCTCAGCTTCGGTCCTTACCCTGCCAGCCGACGGGGCAGCGGAGGTTTTTCAAGACAGTGGACGAGGCGAAGAGCCGGTACAGATCCGGGGTACGCAACCGCGCGTAATTGCGCTCTGCCGGTCGATTGCGCGGCACTCTGGCTAACCTGTTGGGGTGCAGCCCTTCTCATGGAAGGCCGGGCTCCTCTTCGTCATCACGGCCGCCGGCCTTGTGTGGTATTTTGAGAGCGAAAAGGAGCGGATGCAACGGAAGCGGGTCGCCGAGTCGACCAAGGGAGTGGGCAAGCCCAAGGTGGGCGGGCCGTTCGAGCTGATCGACCAGAACGGCAACAAGTTTACGGACGGAGACTTGAAGGGGCGTTATTCTCTGGTACGTCGTGTTGCGGCAAGATGGCGAGGCGCCCGTACGGTTCCCATGCTGACGTCTTGCTCTACTCCAGGTATACTTCGGCTTCACCCACTGCCCCGACATCTGCCCCGATGAGCTGGACAAGATGGCGCGCATGTTCGACCTGGTTGAGGAGAAGCGCCCCGGCTTCTTGACACCCGTCTTTGTTACTTGTGACCCGGCGCGCGATGGCCCCAAGGAGCTGAAGGAGTATCTTGTCGAGTTTCACCCCAAGTTTATCGGCCTGACGGGCACATATGAGCAGATCAAGGCCATGTGCAAGGCGTACCGCGTCTACTTCAGCACACCGAGCAACGTCAAACCCGGCCAAGACTACCTGGTCGACCACAGCATCTACTTCTATCTGATGGATCCAGATGGCGACTTTGTCGAGGCACTTGGGCGGCAGCACTCGCCAGAGCAGGGCGCCAAGATTATTCTGGACCACATGAAAGACTGGAAGGGAACAGTTAGGATGAACTGAGGCCAGGAGGCCAATGACTGTATTAGAATTGTATCATACACGCCCAACTTGTTCGATTAGTCCTTGGAAAAGAGAGCAACTTTTACGGGACTATTTTGTACCTGCAGTGCTGTGTACTCCGGAGTCATGCACTAATTTACCGTTCATGCGTGATGCTGTGAAAGACTGGGGAGTCTGCTATACATCTCCAAACTAAGCTGAAAACGAATTTGGTCTCCCTCTGTGTCTGCCCTGTAACCCCTGGCATTCAGGTTATCCCGCACGTGCGTCCCAGACGCCCGGTACGGTACCTTGAATCCGATAGGGCAGCTCAGGAGTGGTACTCTGCATGCCAAATCTAAGAGACAGGGTCCAACGGCATTGCAACGATAACTACATAGTACAGGAACACACATACGTCATTCCGTCAAGGAAAGCACGAGCCAAGCTCCGTCATTTGCACTTCACTCGGCCCAGATACAGAAACAAGGGCAAGGGAGTGAACAAGGGATGTGGATCCAGACCCACCGATGTAACCGCCAACCGCTTCCCCACCGAGCCCACGAGATCAGTTTCCCGACCGATACCTGCCATTTTcgagcaaaaaaaaaaaaaaaaaaaagacttCAAATTTCTTCTCGTGCTGTAGCTTGCCTTTGATGCGATAAAACTTTTGGTCTCGTCTTATCTCCTAACAGACCAGTCTCATCCAGTGCCGCCCTAAGGTACTAACTAGCTACGAAGTACACGGGCACACCGGTAAACGCTTATCTCCTCTTCCTTGCGAGAACCGACCGCGCGGGGAAGAGCGAATACTAGTGACTTGGGCATCGAAACGTCCAACCTGCCCTGGGTACATTAGTAGTTTCTGAAGGACCCTTATCATTGTCGCGCACTGCATTTCGAGGCGTACGCGAAAAGAAAGGACCATCCTGCATCGCACCCTCGCTTCACTCCGCTGTCCGAGCCCATCTGATACCATGCCTGCACCCTCCCCAGGGAATTCAACCCAGCCAAGGCGCTCCGCCCTCAAGGCCGACGGCGAGGCCGAGCGGGTGTCCCCTCTCAGCGCTCCCGTCAAAGGTTTGTACACACATCTCGAATTGTTTCAAAACTTTCCTTCCCACCCCGGCCGAGCATGACAGCATCTCGACGAAGCGTATCATCTGCCCAGTCCCGCCGCGGCACCCTGAGATACGCTAACTCTTATCGGTCAGGGAGCACAAGCGCTTCGCCTGCCCAAGTGGGAGCTTGCTCGTCCCGCCCTTTCTCCCCCTCTTTTCTTGTTTCGTGGTCGGAGCGCACTTGTGTTAATACATGGCAGCTGTTCAGATCGCTGAGCCCGCGCCCTCGCCTGCTTCTCCCGATGACCTGCAGGTGAAGAAGCAATTCTCGGCCGGTGTCGCTGCGAAGCGACTCAGCGGACGACCCCCTCTTCCCGCCACCCCTTCGCGGCCTTCTACCCTCAGCCAAGCCAGCTCGGAAGGTGGCCAGAACTCGGCAGTCGCAACCTCTTCTACCGCCTCCGGAGAAGAAGTCCAGACCCAGCAGCCTCATGCTCATCACCGACACAAGCCCGATATGGTGACCGAACGGCTCCTGTCCCAGGTGGCAGAGTGGCTCGAGCGGGAGAAGGTCAAACAAGCCAGCAGGAGGTCCCGGCGGTCCCGCCTACGGGGAAAGACACCGCACAACGATGTCAGCATTCCGGTTCCCGAACCGGGGAGGCCCCGCGCCGATTCCATCGAGTCCGACTCGAGCGAGGCGTCACTGGACCGTCTGCAGAGGATCTTGGACGAGAGCATGGCCGCCCTGGGCTTGGGTTCCCTCACGCAACCTCTGCCGCGTTTGGGACGGAGACACCGAAAGAGATCGAGCAGGAACCTCGCCCGGGCCGCGTCGTCCGACACCGAGTggctcgacgacgacgttGTGGTGCCCAGCTGCGATGCCTTCCTGGACAATTCAAAGACTCTTGCCTACAGCGGCGGCAAAGCCAGTGCCGAAGACGGGGCCTCCGTCTCGAGCCGTAAGGAGGAGAAAGAGCGACAGCACTGGATCACCTTCAAAAACGAGATAATCCGTCTGGCGCATACTCTGCGCCTCAAGGGCTGGAGGCGCGTCCCGCTAGACAGCGGCGAAACCATCTCGGTCGAGCGCCTTAGTGGCGCGCTGACCAATGCCGTCTACGTGGTGTCGCCGCCC
This genomic window from Thermothelomyces thermophilus ATCC 42464 chromosome 1, complete sequence contains:
- a CDS encoding Lipase, GDSL-like protein; this encodes MVSFSSLAILGLNLAARVSSTILQNGQVRKTNFPDTRINPADYSFTTYPANATEISYKGRWDSKHVSWWSAPGIKFGYTGKTVAITFGNLTDNGVLVGYRIGGLDWMFTNITAGATHLLVSPETPGSNETGPINPWTFEMRVSNWAYGVQIDSVHVAAGEKLVKIPDFGRRIEVIGDSLAAGMYTTYEGLSSWAYGLGAGLGNTEFTVTAYPGICAADQDCWGNPRGQVHQWFYTSDTSYRASVIHGDDPEPWDFAKHPAADIVVINIGTNDRNEANNVSTEAYIDALTKIIEGIHGKWPKAQVIVMSLWLGFYQSGNTYLPNAPDGWVKEIYDMVRWFNSDDYLRNPIIYDGVTKKTSRTGKRAKPFVHYFNTTGIMQHNDIGPLWHPTDVGAVKVASHLQQFIRIKFGWDFYATGPEIFHETLYWNDEPNY